From a single Parambassis ranga chromosome 2, fParRan2.1, whole genome shotgun sequence genomic region:
- the LOC114426935 gene encoding potassium voltage-gated channel subfamily A member 1, producing MEIALVSFENGGAKGSGGGGGGGGGNNAEESCRNALDVSQSGFVQSGRGEDYSKELNTRGSPQQHGAWKINDMNNTFSCSENAMDALLRADHSPHLFDEDLLDMDMDTESNERVLINIAGLRYETQLGTLNQFPDTLLGDPAKRIKYFDPLRNEYFFDRNRPSFDGILYFYQSGGKIRRPVNVSIDVFADEIRFYQLGEEAMERFREDEGFIKEEEKPLPQNEFQKQVWLIFEYPESSSPARGIAIVSVIVITISIITFCLETLPEFRDERELPVTSRLDNSTAPRPSLTFTDPFFIIETTCVIWFTFELFVRFFACPSKSEFSKTIMNIIDIMSIMPYFITVGTELAEQQGQEHQNGQQAMSLAILRVIRLVRVFRIFKLSRHSKGLQILGQTLKASMRELGLLIFFLFIGVILFSSAVYFAEADEPESHFSSIPDAFWWAVVTMTTVGYGDMRPVTVGGKIVGSLCAIAGVLTIALPVPVIVSNFNYFYHRETDQDQSSLKDEPNGGRDSPELKRKGSKSSTKSQDAENNDAGGAAVEKANIKANSSMDFKRSLYAFCLDTRETDL from the coding sequence ATGGAGATAGCCTTGGTGAGCTTTGAGAACGGCGGCGCGAAAGGGAgcggtggtggaggaggaggaggtggaggcaaCAATGCCGAGGAGAGCTGCCGGAACGCGCTGGATGTCTCTCAGTCGGGCTTCGTTCAGAGTGGACGCGGAGAGGACTACAGCAAAGAGCTGAACACCCGGGGGAGCCCCCAGCAGCACGGCGCCTGGAAAATCAACGACATGAACAACACCTTCAGCTGCAGCGAGAACGCCATGGATGCGCTTTTACGCGCGGACCACAGTCCCCATCTGTTCGACGAGGACCTGctggacatggacatggacacGGAGAGCAACGAGAGGGTGCTCATCAACATAGCCGGGCTGAGGTACGAGACCCAGCTGGGCACCCTGAACCAGTTTCCGGACACTTTACTGGGAGACCCCGCCAAGAGGATCAAATACTTCGACCCGCTCCGGAACGAGTACTTCTTCGACCGCAACAGGCCGAGTTTCGACGGGATTCTGTACTTTTACCAGTCCGGAGGGAAGATCCGCAGACCCGTCAACGTGTCCATCGACGTGTTCGCGGATGAGATCAGGTTCTATCAGCTGGGCGAGGAGGCCATGGAGCGGTTCCGCGAGGACGAGGGCTTCATCAAGGAGGAGGAAAAGCCGCTGCCGCAGAACGAGTTCCAGAAGCAGGTCTGGCTCATATTTGAGTACCCGGAGAGCTCGAGCCCCGCGCGAGGCATCGCCATCGTGTCCGTGATCGTCATCACCATCTCCATCATCACCTTCTGCCTCGAGACGCTGCCGGAGTTCAGGGACGAGCGCGAGCTGCCGGTCACCAGCCGGCTGGACAACAGCACGGCGCCACGGCCGTCCCTCACCTTCACGGACCCCTTCTTCATCATCGAGACCACGTGCGTCATCTGGTTCACCTTCGAGCTGTTCGTGCGCTTCTTCGCGTGCCCCAGCAAGTCCGAGTTCTCCAAGACCATCATGAACATAATTGACATCATGTCCATCATGCCTTACTTCATCACCGTGGGCACGGAGCTGGCGGAGCAGCAGGGCCAGGAGCACCAGAACGGGCAGCAGGCCATGTCTCTGGCCATCCTGCGGGTCATCCGCCTGGTGCGCGTCTTTAGGATCTTCAAGCTGTCCCGGCACTCCAAGGGGCTGCAGATCCTGGGCCAGACCTTGAAGGCTAGCATGCGCGAGCTCggcctcctcatcttcttcctcttcatcggAGTCATCCTCTTCTCCAGCGCCGTGTACTTCGCAGAGGCGGACGAGCCGGAGTCTCACTTCTCCAGCATCCCCGACGCCTTCTGGTGGGCCgtggtcaccatgacaaccgTGGGGTACGGGGACATGCGGCCGGTGACTGTGGGGGGGAAGATCGTGGGCTCCCTGTGCGCCATCGCCGGCGTGCTGACCATCGCGCTCCCGGTGCCGGTCATCGTGTCCAACTTCAACTACTTCTACCACCGGGAGACGGACCAGGACCAGTCCTCCCTGAAGGACGAGCCCAACGGCGGCCGCGACAGCCCCGAGCTCAAACGCAAAGGCAGCAAATCGTCCACGAAGTCGCAGGACGCGGAGAACAACGACGCGGGCGGAGCCGCGGTGGAGAAGGCGAACATCAAAGCGAACAGCAGCATGGACTTCAAGCGATCCCTGTACGCGTTCTGCCTGGACACGCGGGAGACGGACCTGTAG
- the kcna1b gene encoding potassium voltage-gated channel subfamily A member 1, with product MTVVSTENVDETSTLPGHPQDPYPPDDDHGDHDCCERVVINISGLRFETQLKTLAQFPETLLGNPKKRMRYFDPLRNEYFFDRNRPSFDAILYYYQSGGRLRRPVNVPLDMFSEEIKFYELGAEAMEKFREDEGFIREEERPLPDNEFQRQIWLLFEHPESSGPARGIAIVSVMVILISIVIFCLETLPELKEDPSDRIQTVGNVTMYYKANILTDPFFVVETLCIIWFSFELIVRFFACPSKAAFFKNMMNSIDIVAIIPYFITLGTELADDQGSPAGKGGGEQATSLAILRVIRLVRVFRIFKLSRHSKGLQILGQTLKASMRELGLLIFFLFIGVILFSSAVYFAEAEEKESFFTSIPDAFWWAVVSMTTVGYGDMYPVTIGGKIVGSLCAIAGVLTIALPVPVIVSNFNYFYHRETEGEEQAQLLNVSNQNLASDTNSSRRSSSVVSKSEYMEIDEDMNNSIDNFREANLRTANCTAPSQNCVNKGKLLTDV from the coding sequence ATGACCGTGGTGTCCACAGAAAACGTGGACGAGACCTCCACCCTGCCAGGTCACCCGCAGGACCCCTACCCGCCCGACGATGACCACGGTGACCACGACTGCTGCGAGCGGGTCGTCATCAACATCTCGGGGCTCCGCTTCGAGACACAGCTGAAGACCCTGGCTCAGTTCCCGGAGACACTGCTCGGGAACCCCAAGAAGAGGATGCGCTACTTTGACCCTCTACGAAATGAGTATTTTTTTGACCGGAACCGTCCGAGTTTTGATGCCATCTTGTATTATTACCAGTCAGGCGGGCGGCTGAGGAGGCCCGTCAATGTGCCGCTGGATATGTTCTCAGAGGAGATAAAGTTTTACGAGCTTGGCGCGGAGGCTATGGAGAAGTTTCGGGAGGACGAAGGGTTTATCCGGGAGGAGGAGCGCCCCCTGCCCGATAACGAGTTTCAGCGGCAGATCTGGCTCCTGTTTGAGCACCCAGAGAGCTCAGGGCCCGCCCGGGGTATCGCCATTGTCTCAGTCATGGTTATTCTTATTTCAATAGTCATATTTTGTTTGGAAACATTGCCCGAGCTGAAGGAGGACCCGAGCGACCGGATACAGACAGTGGGCAACGTCACCATGTACTACAAGGCCAACATTCTGACAGACCCGTTCTTCGTGGTGGAGACACTCTGCATCATCTGGTTCTCCTTTGAACTGATCGTCCGGTTCTTTGCCTGTCCCAGCAAGGCGGCCTTCTTTAAGAACATGATGAACTCCATCGACATTGTGGCTATAATCCCATACTTCATCACTCTTGGGACGGAGCTGGCTGACGACCAAGGCAGCCCGGCGGGGAAGGGCGGCGGAGAGCAGGCCACGTCACTGGCCATTCTCAGGGTGATCCGTCTGGTGCGAGTGTTCCGGATCTTTAAGCTGTCTCGACACTCCAAAGGGCTCCAGATTCTGGGCCAGACTCTGAAGGCGAGCATGCGGGAGCTGGGCcttctcatcttcttcctctttatcggtgttattttgttttccagcGCTGTGTACTTCGCTGAGGCTGAGGAGAAGGAGTCGTTCTTCACCAGCATTCCGGATGCTTTCTGGTGGGCCGTGGTGTCCATGACAACCGTCGGCTATGGGGACATGTACCCCGTGACCATTGGAGGGAAGATCGTGGGCTCGCTGTGCGCCATCGCCGGCGTGCTGACCATCGCTCTGCCGGTGCCCGTCATCGTGTCCAACTTCAACTACTTCTACCACCGGGAGACGGAGGGCGAGGAGCAGGCTCAGCTGCTCAACGTCAGCAACCAGAACCTGGCGTCGGACACCAACTCCAGCCGCCGCAGCTCATCTGTGGTCAGCAAGTCGGAGTACATGGAGATAGACGAGGACATGAACAACAGCATCGACAACTTTAGGGAAGCAAACCTTAGGACTGCCAATTGCACAGCGCCGAGCCAGAACTGTGTAAACAAAGGGAAGCTGCTCACCGACGTGTGA